One Cicer arietinum cultivar CDC Frontier isolate Library 1 chromosome 8, Cicar.CDCFrontier_v2.0, whole genome shotgun sequence DNA segment encodes these proteins:
- the LOC101492485 gene encoding uncharacterized protein isoform X2, giving the protein MDSSHMTSLHEDITDDQPPQPASIFDSVPQRPPTKTSSEKYTPLDWSVYFDKQEDVVIPESNDVFHVYMAGTEGPVVFCLHGGGYSGLSFAVSTSIIKEKYRVVAMDLRGHGKSSTDNDLDLSVETMCNDVLAVIKELYGDSPPAIVLVGHSMGGSIAVHVAARRSLSTLAGLIVVDVVEGTAMASLMHMQKILSSRMQHFSSIEKAIEWSVRGGTLRNIDSARVSVPATIKYDDSKKCYVYQTELEKTEQYWKGWYEGLSEKFLSSPVPKLLLLAGTDRLDRSPLLDCISFW; this is encoded by the exons ATGGATTCCTCTCACATGACTTCGCTCCACGAAGATATCACCGACGATCAGCCTCCACAACCCGCTTCTATTTTCGATTCCGTTCCTCAACGTCCACCAACTAA GACTTCTTCCGAAAAATACACACCCCTAGATTGGTCCGTTTACTTTGACAAACAAGAGGATGTTGTTATTCCTGAATCAAATGAT GTTTTTCATGTTTACATGGCAGGAACCGAGGGTCCAGTTGTATTCTGTTTACACGGTGGTGGTTATTCTGG ACTTTCGTTTGCTGTGTCAACAAGTATAATTAAGGAGAAGTATAGGGTGGTTGCGATGGACTTGAGAGGCCATGGAAAATCATCGACAGATAATGATCTTGACTTATCTGTTGAG ACCATGTGCAATGATGTATTGGCTGTTATAAAGGAATTATATGGCGATTCTCCTCCAGCAATTGTCCTCGTTGGTCACAG CATGGGGGGGTCAATTGCTGTGCATGTTGCTGCAAGGAGATCATTGTCAACCTTGGCTGGGTTGATTGTTGTGGATGTTGTAGAG GGAACAGCGATGGCTTCACTAATGCATATGCAGAAAATCCTATCAAGTAGAATGCAACATTTTTCAAGCATTGAAAAAGCT ATTGAATGGAGTGTCAGGGGTGGCACTTTAAGAAATATTGATTCTGCTCGCGTATCAGTCCCCGCCACAATAAAGTATGATGATTCAAAGAAATG TTATGTTTATCAAACAGAGCTGGAAAAGACTGAACAATATTGGAAAGGCTG GTATGAAGGCCTCTCAGAGAAATTTTTGTCAAGTCCTGTTCCAAAGCTGTTGTTATTAGCAGGAACTGATAGATTGGACAGGTCACCTCTCTTGGATTGTATTAGTTTTTGGTg A
- the LOC101492485 gene encoding uncharacterized protein isoform X1: MDSSHMTSLHEDITDDQPPQPASIFDSVPQRPPTKTSSEKYTPLDWSVYFDKQEDVVIPESNDVFHVYMAGTEGPVVFCLHGGGYSGLSFAVSTSIIKEKYRVVAMDLRGHGKSSTDNDLDLSVETMCNDVLAVIKELYGDSPPAIVLVGHSMGGSIAVHVAARRSLSTLAGLIVVDVVEGTAMASLMHMQKILSSRMQHFSSIEKAIEWSVRGGTLRNIDSARVSVPATIKYDDSKKCYVYQTELEKTEQYWKGWYEGLSEKFLSSPVPKLLLLAGTDRLDRTLTIGQMQGKFQMVVVRHTGHAIQEDVPDEFANLVVNFISRNQIGPHGVVIPGLRKPAFSKP; the protein is encoded by the exons ATGGATTCCTCTCACATGACTTCGCTCCACGAAGATATCACCGACGATCAGCCTCCACAACCCGCTTCTATTTTCGATTCCGTTCCTCAACGTCCACCAACTAA GACTTCTTCCGAAAAATACACACCCCTAGATTGGTCCGTTTACTTTGACAAACAAGAGGATGTTGTTATTCCTGAATCAAATGAT GTTTTTCATGTTTACATGGCAGGAACCGAGGGTCCAGTTGTATTCTGTTTACACGGTGGTGGTTATTCTGG ACTTTCGTTTGCTGTGTCAACAAGTATAATTAAGGAGAAGTATAGGGTGGTTGCGATGGACTTGAGAGGCCATGGAAAATCATCGACAGATAATGATCTTGACTTATCTGTTGAG ACCATGTGCAATGATGTATTGGCTGTTATAAAGGAATTATATGGCGATTCTCCTCCAGCAATTGTCCTCGTTGGTCACAG CATGGGGGGGTCAATTGCTGTGCATGTTGCTGCAAGGAGATCATTGTCAACCTTGGCTGGGTTGATTGTTGTGGATGTTGTAGAG GGAACAGCGATGGCTTCACTAATGCATATGCAGAAAATCCTATCAAGTAGAATGCAACATTTTTCAAGCATTGAAAAAGCT ATTGAATGGAGTGTCAGGGGTGGCACTTTAAGAAATATTGATTCTGCTCGCGTATCAGTCCCCGCCACAATAAAGTATGATGATTCAAAGAAATG TTATGTTTATCAAACAGAGCTGGAAAAGACTGAACAATATTGGAAAGGCTG GTATGAAGGCCTCTCAGAGAAATTTTTGTCAAGTCCTGTTCCAAAGCTGTTGTTATTAGCAGGAACTGATAGATTGGACAG AACTCTCACAATTGGTCAAATGCAAGGGAAGTTTCAGATGGTAGTTGTCAGACACACAGGGCATGCTATTCAG GAAGATGTACCTGATGAATTTGCCAATCTGGTAGTCAACTTTATTTCTCGCAACCAAATAGGCCCTCATGGAGTCGTG ATACCTGGCCTCCGCAAGCCTGCCTTTTCAAAGCCATGA
- the LOC101493056 gene encoding cytochrome c-2 produces MASFEQAPAGDAKAGDKIFRTKCAQCHTVDKGAGHKQGPNLNGLFGRQSGTTPGYSYSAANKSMAVTWEEKTLYDYLLNPKKYIPGTKMVFPGLKKPQERADLIAYLKEATA; encoded by the exons ATGGCTTCGTTTGAACAAGCACCTGCCGGTGATGCCAAAGCCGGAGACAAAATCTTTAGAACCAAATGTGCTCAGTGCCACACCGTTGACAAAGGTGCTGGCCACAAACAAG GGCCCAATCTGAATGGTTTGTTTGGAAGGCAATCAGGTACCACTCCCGGATATTCCTACTCAGCAGCTAACAAGAGCATGGCTGTGACCTGGGAGGAAAAGACCTTGTATGATTACTTGCTTAACCCCAAAAAG TATATTCCAGGGACCAAGATGGTATTTCCTGGTCTTAAGAAGCCCCAAGAACGTGCTGACCTTATTGCATATCTGAAGGAAGCCACAGCATAG
- the LOC101493379 gene encoding ethylene-responsive transcription factor ERF022-like, which yields MEESNSMQEHNAIAPTPKSYIGVRKRKWGKFVSEIREPGKKSRIWLGSYEEPEMAAAAYDVAAYRLKGRAARLNFPELIENLPQPASSNAEDIRVAAQQAALQFKEIANEGGVNSNGSVVPTRVGLSPSQIQAINDSPLDSPKMWMQMSEALIFGFEFDDQSSRMVNYNYDNNNNNNNNNNSNVLELSEWEEIQYESLWDS from the coding sequence ATGGAAGAATCAAATAGCATGCAAGAACATAATGCAATTGCTCCAACACCAAAATCCTACATAGGAGTTAGGAAGAGAAAATGGGGAAAATTTGTTTCAGAAATAAGGGAGCCAGGTAAGAAAAGTAGAATATGGCTAGGAAGCTATGAAGAACCAGAAATGGCTGCAGCCGCATATGATGTAGCGGCTTATCGGCTTAAAGGGCGCGCCGCTAGGCTCAATTTTCCTGAATTAATTGAGAATTTACCACAACCAGCAAGTTCAAATGCTGAGGATATTCGTGTCGCGGCCCAACAAGCAGCATTGCAATTCAAAGAGATAGCAAATGAAGGGGGTGTTAATAGCAATGGTAGTGTTGTTCCTACAAGGGTTGGACTTTCACCTTCTCAAATTCAAGCAATTAATGATTCTCCTTTGGATTCACCTAAGATGTGGATGCAAATGAGTGAGGCACTCATCTTTggatttgaatttgatgatcAGTCTTCTAGGATGgtcaattataattatgataataataataataataataataataataatagtaatgtTTTAGAGTTGAGTGAATGGGAAGAAATTCAGTATGAGTCGTTGTGGGACTCTTGA